One Candidatus Omnitrophota bacterium genomic region harbors:
- a CDS encoding 2-oxoglutarate oxidoreductase: MTKEHLVPGSMKDAATHYCPGCGHGLIHRLVCEVVDQLGLREKTIAIAPVGCAVLAYDYWDFDTMEAAHGRTPAVATGVKRVLPDKLVFTYQGDGDLAAIGTAEIIHAANRGEKISVIFVNNGVYGMTGGQMAPTTLLGQTTATSQYTRRAQKEGYPLNVMEMMKVLQGVVYLERTAVYSPKEIFAAKKAIQRSFECQLQGKGFSMVEIISPCPTYWGMSPQEAMDRIKDEVVKEYPLGVIKDET; the protein is encoded by the coding sequence ATGACAAAAGAACACTTGGTACCAGGATCGATGAAAGATGCGGCCACGCATTATTGTCCCGGCTGCGGGCACGGGCTGATACACAGGCTCGTATGTGAAGTAGTGGACCAGCTGGGGTTGCGTGAGAAGACGATCGCTATTGCTCCGGTAGGCTGCGCGGTGCTGGCATATGACTATTGGGATTTTGATACGATGGAAGCGGCCCACGGGAGGACGCCCGCAGTAGCTACCGGGGTGAAAAGGGTCCTTCCCGATAAGCTGGTCTTTACCTATCAGGGAGACGGGGACCTGGCAGCCATAGGCACGGCCGAGATAATACACGCGGCAAACCGCGGAGAGAAAATATCGGTTATATTCGTCAATAACGGCGTTTACGGCATGACCGGCGGGCAGATGGCGCCTACCACGCTTCTCGGGCAGACCACGGCTACTTCGCAGTATACACGAAGGGCCCAGAAAGAAGGCTATCCGCTTAACGTGATGGAAATGATGAAGGTCCTGCAGGGAGTGGTTTACCTGGAGAGAACGGCGGTATATTCGCCGAAAGAGATATTTGCCGCCAAAAAAGCCATACAGAGATCCTTTGAATGCCAGTTGCAGGGCAAGGGTTTCTCCATGGTGGAGATAATCTCGCCATGCCCGACCTACTGGGGCATGTCGCCGCAGGAAGCGATGGACCGGATAAAAGACGAGGTCGTGAAGGAATATCCGCTCGGAGTGATCAAGGACGAAACATGA
- a CDS encoding 2-oxoacid:ferredoxin oxidoreductase subunit gamma, producing MPDLLGHVAAGSDGPDKRRGREGISARSDQGRNMKSKVKESIICAGFGGQGIMTLGKVLAQAGMMIGLNVTWMPSYGAEVRGGTAHSMVKISSDPIGSPLVTEADTAVIMNAPSLEKFEARVRKGGLVILNESMCSGDVKAPGIDAVKAPLTDEAIALGNVRVANMIAAGIFASRKGLFGKEVLIEVVKILGAGRKQIIPVNIKAVEKGFQIDSSLAGSVKG from the coding sequence ATGCCCGACCTACTGGGGCATGTCGCCGCAGGAAGCGATGGACCGGATAAAAGACGAGGTCGTGAAGGAATATCCGCTCGGAGTGATCAAGGACGAAACATGAAAAGCAAAGTAAAAGAATCCATAATATGCGCCGGTTTCGGGGGCCAGGGGATAATGACCCTCGGCAAGGTCCTGGCGCAGGCTGGCATGATGATCGGTCTTAACGTGACCTGGATGCCGTCCTACGGGGCGGAAGTGCGGGGGGGCACGGCACACTCGATGGTCAAGATCAGTTCTGATCCGATAGGAAGCCCCTTGGTGACCGAAGCTGATACCGCCGTTATCATGAACGCGCCGTCTTTGGAGAAATTCGAGGCCAGAGTCAGAAAGGGAGGACTCGTGATACTCAATGAGTCCATGTGCTCGGGGGATGTGAAGGCGCCGGGAATAGATGCGGTCAAAGCTCCCCTTACCGACGAGGCCATAGCGCTGGGCAACGTGCGGGTGGCGAACATGATAGCCGCGGGGATATTCGCCTCCAGAAAGGGCCTTTTCGGGAAGGAAGTGCTAATAGAAGTCGTAAAGATCCTGGGGGCGGGAAGAAAACAGATAATACCGGTGAACATAAAGGCCGTGGAAAAAGGTTTCCAGATCGATTCTTCCCTCGCCGGGAGCGTGAAAGGATAA
- a CDS encoding glutamate--tRNA ligase, protein MMTVRFAPSPTGYLHLGSARTALFNWLFARKNGGRMLLRVEDTDRTRSRKEFLEEILEDLKWLGLDWDGDIVYQSDRFDRYRSRAEELLKEGKAYREGEAIIFGVEKGVPLELNDMVHGRIVFNTDQIKDQVMIKSDGSPAYNFCCVVDDMDLEITHIIRGDDHISNTPKQMLFYRAFGAEPPRFGHMPLMMGADGAKLSKRHGGVSVEEYKKEGFLPQAVVNYLMLLGWSPGDDREIITLDEAVEIFDIGHLTDVQSKFDIQKFKWINAEYIKSTGTKELADLLSRHLAESGIDISGMPDENFRELVGLYKVRIKTLGEFYELTDCFFTDDYAVEEKGRRKYLEPAGNRENLKVFADALEGLEEFSHERIESICRDIAEERDLKAAQIIHPTRMAISGKTRGAGLFEMMELLGKSKVIERMRRAAG, encoded by the coding sequence ATGATGACCGTCAGATTCGCGCCTAGCCCTACAGGCTACCTGCATCTGGGAAGCGCCAGAACGGCACTTTTCAACTGGCTGTTCGCCCGCAAGAACGGCGGAAGGATGCTGCTCCGGGTCGAGGATACCGACAGGACCAGATCCAGAAAGGAATTCCTTGAGGAGATACTCGAGGATCTCAAGTGGCTGGGTCTTGACTGGGACGGTGATATCGTCTACCAGAGCGACCGCTTCGACCGCTACAGGAGCAGGGCCGAAGAGCTTCTCAAGGAGGGCAAGGCCTACAGGGAAGGCGAAGCCATAATATTCGGTGTCGAGAAGGGCGTTCCGCTAGAACTTAACGACATGGTACACGGACGGATAGTCTTCAACACCGACCAGATAAAGGACCAGGTGATGATCAAGTCCGACGGTTCGCCCGCGTATAACTTCTGCTGCGTGGTCGATGACATGGATCTTGAGATAACTCATATCATAAGGGGGGATGACCACATATCCAATACGCCCAAGCAGATGCTTTTTTACCGCGCTTTCGGGGCCGAGCCTCCCAGGTTCGGTCACATGCCTCTTATGATGGGTGCCGACGGAGCCAAGCTTTCAAAGAGGCACGGAGGTGTGTCCGTTGAAGAATACAAAAAGGAGGGTTTCCTGCCGCAGGCGGTGGTAAACTACCTCATGCTCCTGGGATGGTCCCCGGGGGACGACAGGGAGATAATCACGCTCGATGAGGCCGTCGAGATATTCGATATAGGACACCTGACCGACGTGCAGTCCAAATTCGACATACAGAAATTCAAATGGATCAACGCCGAATACATAAAGTCCACCGGCACAAAAGAACTGGCCGATCTGCTCAGCAGGCATCTCGCCGAAAGCGGGATAGACATCTCGGGGATGCCAGATGAGAATTTCCGCGAGCTTGTCGGGCTCTACAAGGTCAGGATAAAGACGCTGGGTGAATTTTACGAACTGACCGACTGCTTTTTCACGGATGATTATGCGGTGGAGGAGAAGGGCCGCCGTAAATACCTCGAGCCCGCGGGGAACAGGGAGAACCTCAAGGTCTTCGCCGATGCCCTCGAAGGGCTGGAAGAGTTCTCCCACGAGCGGATAGAGTCCATTTGCCGGGATATCGCCGAGGAAAGGGACCTCAAGGCGGCACAGATAATACATCCCACCCGCATGGCGATAAGCGGCAAGACCAGAGGCGCGGGGCTATTCGAGATGATGGAGCTTTTGGGCAAGTCAAAGGTCATAGAAAGAATGAGAAGGGCTGCGGGATAA